A single window of Paraburkholderia youngii DNA harbors:
- a CDS encoding carboxyl transferase domain-containing protein, which produces MQISLQRINTLFDAGSFVDHHPVERSHFICGEGSINSVRTFLVMNRGRDCEFRGSGQWGTATQIIKTVTMARDSCAPLIYVQDRPGGTDSFDTTKVLSSDMSKLLLSPTGMGRVSASLAELAEKNLLISAILGPTSGPLALPLMLADLVLMTKKGALCMGRPDMVKAMLAQDSDLYSLGGTDVHSKHSGSVQLVFEDEEDLFGCVRQLLHVSANGGANRGLGYEEPEAADFKSLIPSDHRTPYDMHQLLHSFVDKDSFTEISPEYAKEVLTGYATIKGSAVAIIANNPRYKGGAIHRQSATKIVKMVGVAEKVRIPIIFIADIPGFMIGREAENSGIFSAAADLFRAHVRSKVPKLLLIARKAYTGGVYAMCGPGFNPVAVLAYPQAHIGVFSPDTMTKVMSELDEATRDIIQKLTDEIENPELLKASGLITDVIEIEDTREQVSRYLFAEGGRS; this is translated from the coding sequence ATGCAGATTTCATTGCAAAGAATAAACACTCTCTTTGACGCCGGTAGTTTTGTCGACCATCACCCTGTCGAGAGAAGTCATTTCATCTGCGGCGAAGGGTCTATAAATTCCGTAAGAACGTTTCTGGTCATGAATCGGGGACGAGACTGTGAATTCCGAGGAAGCGGACAGTGGGGCACCGCCACGCAGATTATAAAGACCGTAACGATGGCCCGGGACAGTTGCGCCCCATTGATTTACGTTCAGGACCGTCCCGGAGGGACAGATAGTTTCGATACCACAAAAGTTCTTTCGTCGGACATGTCGAAACTGCTTTTGTCACCAACTGGAATGGGCAGAGTCAGTGCATCCCTCGCGGAGTTGGCCGAGAAGAATTTGCTAATTTCCGCCATACTCGGCCCGACCTCAGGCCCCTTGGCCTTACCACTGATGCTGGCTGACTTGGTGTTGATGACCAAAAAGGGCGCCTTGTGCATGGGTCGCCCCGATATGGTGAAGGCCATGCTGGCTCAGGATTCAGATCTCTATTCGCTAGGTGGAACAGACGTTCACAGCAAGCACTCAGGTTCAGTTCAATTGGTATTCGAAGATGAAGAAGACCTATTCGGATGTGTAAGGCAGTTGCTTCACGTCAGCGCCAACGGCGGAGCGAACCGTGGTCTGGGATATGAAGAACCCGAAGCAGCTGATTTCAAGAGCTTGATTCCATCGGATCATCGTACGCCCTATGACATGCATCAGTTGCTGCATTCTTTCGTCGACAAGGACAGCTTCACCGAAATTAGCCCCGAATACGCAAAGGAAGTGTTGACAGGCTACGCGACCATTAAAGGAAGCGCGGTCGCTATCATTGCCAACAATCCCCGCTATAAGGGCGGTGCCATTCACAGGCAATCCGCTACCAAAATAGTCAAAATGGTTGGTGTGGCTGAGAAAGTCAGGATACCGATCATTTTTATTGCTGACATCCCTGGATTTATGATAGGCCGAGAGGCCGAAAATAGTGGGATTTTTTCTGCAGCGGCAGATTTGTTCAGGGCACACGTTCGAAGCAAAGTACCTAAGTTGCTGCTCATTGCAAGAAAAGCGTACACGGGAGGCGTGTATGCTATGTGCGGCCCTGGCTTTAACCCAGTAGCAGTCTTGGCTTATCCACAGGCTCACATTGGTGTTTTCAGTCCCGATACAATGACAAAAGTCATGTCAGAACTTGATGAAGCGACAAGAGACATAATACAGAAGCTGACCGACGAAATCGAAAATCCCGAACTGTTGAAGGCCAGTGGACTGATTACCGACGTCATTGAAATAGAAGATACCAGGGAGCAGGTTTCGAGATATTTGTTCGCGGAAGGAGGCAGATCTTGA
- a CDS encoding LysE family translocator, with protein MDFHLFVLFLVTFTAAVALPGPNVAFAVAQTLKHGLKIAIPGAIGFGTGVAVHAAVVLSGVGIFIRDNQWVLLYVRWIGAIYLGYLSIIASCGKRESRTEDAVRWNSRQVFVDSLIVSLANPKGWLATLVTYPSFISPSGSYLGQAVPMGTAATAISVAVYCGYMVLADRASVVLSNRSMLEKTTGALYACVAVSLVFLNR; from the coding sequence ATGGATTTTCATCTATTTGTTTTGTTTCTTGTTACCTTTACTGCCGCCGTGGCTTTGCCTGGTCCGAACGTCGCTTTTGCCGTTGCTCAAACATTGAAGCACGGGCTCAAAATCGCAATTCCTGGCGCGATCGGATTTGGTACTGGTGTGGCCGTTCACGCAGCAGTCGTATTGTCGGGTGTTGGGATTTTCATACGGGATAACCAATGGGTGTTACTTTATGTCCGATGGATAGGGGCGATATATCTTGGATATCTTTCCATTATTGCTTCTTGTGGGAAGCGGGAGTCAAGAACAGAAGATGCGGTGCGCTGGAACTCCAGACAGGTGTTTGTCGATTCCCTCATCGTCTCTCTAGCGAACCCTAAGGGGTGGTTGGCCACATTAGTTACGTATCCCAGTTTCATCAGCCCATCCGGTTCCTACCTTGGGCAGGCGGTTCCGATGGGAACTGCGGCAACGGCGATCTCCGTCGCGGTCTATTGCGGATATATGGTTCTTGCAGATCGCGCAAGCGTGGTATTGAGCAACAGATCCATGCTTGAGAAGACTACGGGCGCACTTTATGCATGCGTCGCAGTCAGCTTGGTCTTCTTAAACAGGTGA
- a CDS encoding gamma-glutamyl-gamma-aminobutyrate hydrolase family protein has translation MSDTRRHLGCAVVGVTANRHLHDGVHRDWLRRRYIEALTKHASLECVILPTIDRDLPCDAIFQRLRDVMRRLDGLVLTGDESDLDPGIFDRNGGAWALAEDDIVACRTDRPRDRLSMVALMVAEELDMPVLGICRGLQEMNVYRGGTLHEDLSLTHKGISHRENPEIPRDEQYRPVHTVKVASGGLLSSVIQGDELCVNSLHRQGIAELGEGIRVEAVGGGGVVEALSYRNSRTFQLALQWHPEWHASSDVISQKILGAFGRACEAYNAAVH, from the coding sequence ATGAGTGATACACGTCGCCATCTGGGCTGCGCCGTCGTCGGGGTCACAGCCAATCGTCATCTTCACGACGGCGTTCACCGCGATTGGTTGCGGCGGCGCTATATCGAGGCGCTGACTAAACACGCGTCGCTCGAGTGCGTCATCTTACCGACGATCGACCGTGATCTGCCTTGCGACGCGATTTTCCAAAGATTACGCGACGTGATGCGCCGTCTTGACGGCCTTGTTCTAACTGGCGACGAATCAGATCTCGATCCCGGGATCTTTGACAGGAACGGTGGCGCTTGGGCGCTTGCTGAAGACGACATTGTCGCCTGCAGGACGGATCGGCCACGAGACAGGCTGTCGATGGTTGCGTTGATGGTGGCGGAAGAACTGGATATGCCAGTATTGGGAATTTGCCGCGGTTTGCAGGAGATGAACGTTTACCGTGGCGGCACATTGCACGAAGATCTATCGTTGACGCACAAGGGGATCTCGCATCGCGAAAACCCAGAGATTCCTCGCGACGAACAGTACCGTCCTGTGCATACGGTTAAGGTCGCTTCCGGCGGCTTGCTGTCGTCCGTTATCCAGGGCGACGAGCTATGCGTCAATTCGTTGCATAGGCAAGGCATCGCGGAGCTTGGAGAAGGAATCCGAGTGGAGGCAGTAGGGGGGGGCGGTGTCGTAGAAGCGCTGTCATATAGGAATTCACGCACCTTTCAACTGGCGCTGCAGTGGCATCCAGAATGGCATGCTTCCAGCGATGTAATCAGCCAGAAGATTCTGGGCGCCTTCGGGAGAGCTTGTGAGGCATATAACGCAGCGGTCCACTGA
- a CDS encoding fatty acid desaturase family protein, with protein sequence MEIYDAWQLRGKRFTTSRFSRDIMRELFELRPDNLTGALYIVKDYLVILACAYATIRISWWLYPLAVLVIGAQQRGLTTIAHDAAHRTLARSTGWNYVLGIVFAAYPVFQRHWAYRYSHVHLHHPYLGDPERDPNLKFFISSGVYDVRPPREYAFAIVWKAMFGGATVRYLKYLWSERFLISREGKKDIDRRGAAIDTYGFAVFWLIVIFGFALTQSLDLLVLFWLVPYLTTFQALGWFIELAEHSPMCETETEDVYLTRNRKGNLIERLLVGANLDEYHLEHHLSPGVPFWHLKRAQKIRLRDPRYAEVADSWGGLFASGPKGQPSVINQLLDRNRRLYEAQRGRLAGEGVVNE encoded by the coding sequence ATGGAAATTTATGACGCTTGGCAATTGCGCGGCAAACGTTTCACCACTTCGCGATTCTCGCGCGACATTATGCGTGAGTTGTTCGAATTGAGGCCCGATAATTTGACCGGCGCACTTTACATTGTGAAGGACTATCTTGTCATTCTTGCGTGTGCTTATGCAACGATACGAATCTCGTGGTGGCTCTACCCGCTTGCAGTACTCGTAATCGGTGCGCAACAACGCGGACTGACAACTATCGCGCATGATGCCGCGCACCGGACGCTGGCCAGGAGCACCGGATGGAACTACGTGCTCGGCATCGTCTTCGCCGCATATCCTGTTTTTCAGCGGCACTGGGCTTATCGCTACTCGCATGTTCATCTGCACCATCCATATCTCGGCGACCCTGAAAGGGATCCTAACCTGAAGTTCTTTATATCATCGGGCGTGTATGATGTGCGCCCGCCACGTGAATACGCGTTTGCCATTGTCTGGAAAGCGATGTTTGGCGGAGCGACGGTACGCTATCTCAAGTATCTATGGAGTGAGCGGTTTCTTATTTCTCGTGAGGGGAAAAAAGACATCGACAGGCGGGGTGCTGCCATCGACACCTATGGATTTGCGGTATTCTGGCTGATTGTCATTTTCGGCTTTGCCCTGACGCAATCGCTGGATTTGCTTGTGCTGTTCTGGCTTGTTCCATATCTAACCACGTTCCAAGCCTTGGGCTGGTTCATTGAACTCGCTGAGCATTCGCCAATGTGTGAGACCGAAACCGAAGATGTGTACTTGACGCGTAACCGCAAAGGCAATTTGATCGAGCGACTGCTGGTCGGCGCGAACCTTGATGAATATCATCTGGAACATCATCTTTCGCCAGGCGTGCCTTTCTGGCACCTGAAGCGGGCACAGAAGATCAGGTTGCGCGATCCGCGATATGCTGAGGTTGCAGATTCATGGGGAGGGCTCTTCGCTAGTGGACCAAAAGGGCAGCCAAGTGTCATCAACCAGCTGCTCGACCGGAACCGGCGGCTGTACGAGGCCCAGCGCGGACGGTTAGCAGGGGAGGGCGTGGTCAATGAGTGA
- a CDS encoding PLP-dependent transferase, with the protein MICRPKALGADISTYSATKYLCGHETTLGGLIVDNGSFAFDDAGRFPLFNDGDKAHGDVLWKEAVLKLGDLGASPYLLKSRMTWLRDTGAAISPLASFQLIQGLETLHLRMQRHCENAVAVAEFLNAHPKVAGVSYPSLSSGYERELVDELVYARVGYGAMIMFELGDEAAGRRFITNIELMYHVSNVGDARTLVTHPVSTTHTMAPKEKREAAGIFDGSIRLCVGIENIDDIVADLQRGLDAV; encoded by the coding sequence TTGATTTGCCGTCCGAAAGCTCTGGGTGCGGATATCTCCACGTATTCCGCGACAAAGTATCTATGCGGCCACGAAACGACACTTGGCGGACTGATTGTCGATAACGGAAGCTTCGCGTTTGACGACGCAGGCCGCTTTCCGTTGTTCAACGACGGAGATAAAGCGCATGGCGACGTCCTCTGGAAAGAAGCTGTTCTGAAACTTGGCGATCTTGGCGCGAGTCCCTATTTGCTTAAATCCCGGATGACTTGGCTTCGTGACACCGGCGCCGCGATCAGTCCTCTCGCCAGCTTTCAGCTGATACAAGGACTCGAAACCCTTCATCTTCGCATGCAGCGGCATTGCGAAAATGCCGTCGCGGTTGCGGAGTTCCTTAACGCCCACCCGAAGGTCGCAGGTGTCTCATATCCATCACTATCGTCAGGATACGAACGTGAGCTTGTCGACGAGTTAGTTTACGCACGCGTCGGCTACGGCGCAATGATTATGTTTGAACTGGGCGACGAAGCGGCAGGGCGAAGATTCATAACGAACATCGAGCTAATGTACCACGTGTCGAATGTCGGTGACGCGCGAACGTTGGTCACGCATCCCGTTTCGACAACGCACACAATGGCTCCCAAGGAAAAGCGCGAGGCCGCTGGTATTTTCGACGGATCGATTCGGCTTTGCGTTGGGATTGAGAACATTGATGATATCGTCGCCGATCTTCAACGCGGACTTGACGCTGTCTGA
- a CDS encoding PLP-dependent transferase, whose protein sequence is MSRNNANAEMNRETSLLHAGYRHDPVTKAVSVPIYQSTAYELDGDLEKIADIYNVREDGFTYSRIINPTTRILEKRFAAVEGASDALAVASGQSATFLAIANLCSGTPGDNVVASKHLYGNTWNLLFNTFKRLGIEARPADPRDVTSFERMLDDRTIAMFGETFSNPCPVPLPVPALVESVSGAGFLLL, encoded by the coding sequence ATGTCAAGAAACAATGCCAACGCCGAAATGAACCGCGAGACGTCACTTCTACACGCTGGCTATCGTCATGACCCCGTCACCAAAGCGGTGTCTGTACCGATTTATCAATCTACCGCCTATGAACTTGACGGCGATCTTGAAAAAATTGCCGACATCTACAACGTCCGAGAAGATGGGTTCACGTATAGCAGGATCATCAACCCGACAACGCGCATCCTCGAGAAGCGATTCGCTGCAGTAGAGGGTGCGAGCGACGCCCTGGCGGTAGCCTCAGGGCAGTCCGCAACCTTTCTCGCTATCGCTAACCTGTGCAGCGGAACGCCAGGCGATAACGTTGTCGCATCGAAGCATCTATATGGCAATACGTGGAATCTGCTCTTCAATACATTCAAACGGTTGGGTATCGAGGCACGACCTGCGGATCCAAGAGACGTAACATCGTTCGAGCGGATGTTGGACGACAGGACGATTGCTATGTTTGGAGAGACGTTTTCCAATCCGTGCCCTGTCCCGTTGCCTGTTCCGGCGCTGGTGGAATCGGTGAGCGGCGCGGGATTCCTGTTATTGTAG
- a CDS encoding IS5 family transposase (programmed frameshift), whose translation MAKPILDDELWALIEPLLPPPKPRRSRYPGRRPLDDRALLTGILFILQTGLRWDLLPREMGCGSGMSCWRRLRDWQAAGVWDRLHEVLLARLRAADQIDWSRVVVDSSSIRAVGAGPKTGPNPTDRARPGSKHHLITEAQGIPLAVILTGANRNDVTQLHPLVDAIPPIAGKRGRPLSKPRIVQGDRGYDHDKYRRPLHAAGIATEIARRGEPHGSGLGKTRWVVERTISWLHNFRRLRIRFERLAFIHEAFMKIACCIICWRKLKNSFC comes from the exons ATGGCTAAACCCATACTCGACGACGAACTTTGGGCACTCATTGAACCGTTACTGCCCCCTCCCAAACCAAGGCGAAGCCGTTATCCTGGGCGCAGGCCGCTCGATGATCGTGCGCTGCTCACTGGCATCCTATTCATCCTTCAGACAGGCCTGCGCTGGGACCTGCTGCCACGCGAGATGGGCTGCGGCAGCGGCATGAGTTGCTGGCGCCGTCTGCGGGACTGGCAGGCTGCTGGCGTCTGGGACCGACTGCATGAAGTCCTGCTCGCCAGGCTGCGCGCGGCTGACCAGATTGACTGGTCGCGTGTCGTCGTCGATTCCTCCTCGATCCGCGCCGTGGGCGCAGGTC CAAAAACGGGACCGAATCCCACGGACCGCGCGCGACCCGGTTCAAAGCACCACCTCATCACCGAAGCGCAGGGCATCCCGCTCGCGGTAATTCTCACGGGCGCCAACCGTAACGATGTTACCCAGCTTCACCCACTGGTTGACGCCATCCCACCCATTGCTGGCAAGCGTGGCCGGCCGCTTTCGAAGCCCCGCATTGTTCAAGGCGATCGGGGCTACGATCACGACAAATACCGCCGTCCGCTACACGCAGCCGGCATCGCGACTGAAATCGCCCGACGCGGCGAGCCCCACGGCAGCGGACTGGGCAAAACACGCTGGGTGGTCGAGCGCACCATTTCGTGGCTTCATAACTTTCGACGACTGCGCATCCGCTTCGAACGTCTTGCATTCATCCATGAAGCCTTCATGAAAATTGCCTGCTGCATCATCTGCTGGCGAAAGCTGAAGAACTCATTTTGTTAA